In a genomic window of Panthera tigris isolate Pti1 chromosome D4, P.tigris_Pti1_mat1.1, whole genome shotgun sequence:
- the TMEM203 gene encoding transmembrane protein 203: MLFSLRELVQWLGFATFEIFVHLLALLVFSVLLALRVDGLAPGLSWWNVFVPFFAADGLSTYFTTIVSVRLFQDGEKRLAVLRLFWVLTVLSLKFVFEMLLCQKLVEQTRELWFGLITSPVFILLQLLMIRACRVN; the protein is encoded by the coding sequence ATGCTCTTCTCGCTCCGGGAGCTGGTGCAGTGGCTGGGCTTCGCCACCTTCGAGATCTTCGTGCACCTGCTGGCCCTGTTGGTGTTCTCCGTGCTGCTGGCACTGCGTGTGGACGGCCTGGCCCCCGGCCTCTCCTGGTGGAACGTATTCGTGCCCTTTTTCGCCGCTGATGGGCTCAGCACCTACTTCACCACCATCGTGTCCGTGCGCCTCTTCCAGGACGGAGAGAAGAGGTTGGCAGTGCTCCGCCTCTTCTGGGTCCTCACGGTTCTTAGCCTCAAGTTTGTCTTCGAGATGTTGTTGTGCCAGAAGCTGGTGGAGCAGACTCGGGAGCTCTGGTTCGGCTTGATCACGTCTCCGGTCTTCATTCTCCTGCAGCTGCTCATGATCCGCGCCTGTCGGGTCAACTAG